The Verrucomicrobiia bacterium genome includes a window with the following:
- a CDS encoding protein-glutamate O-methyltransferase CheR: protein MHATFKATLSAGAYRTLVALVYQHSRIRLGPDKQPLLANRLRSRLRALGMDSFDEYCAFVESAGGGDEIGQLVDLISTNHTRFFREPEHFTYLAQRILPEWIPRLAAEKAPLRVWSAAAASGEEAYTLALVLAEYFRLNPPAADWRVEASDISRRMLTAAELGIYRMNAEPPVTGEILKRYFQKGVGVRVGSCRIRPELKQHVRFQRINLFQPDYPVQRPQHVIFCRNVMIYFDPPSRGILVQKLTRQLASGGYLFVGHSESLMGLHHELESIRQGVYRKP from the coding sequence ATGCATGCCACCTTCAAGGCCACGTTGTCCGCTGGAGCGTATCGTACACTCGTGGCCCTGGTGTACCAACACAGCCGGATCCGGCTCGGCCCGGACAAGCAGCCCCTGCTGGCGAATCGGCTGCGGAGCCGGTTGCGTGCGCTCGGAATGGACTCGTTCGACGAGTACTGCGCCTTCGTGGAGTCGGCGGGCGGCGGCGACGAGATCGGGCAGTTGGTGGATCTCATTTCCACCAATCACACCCGGTTTTTCCGGGAGCCCGAACATTTCACCTATCTGGCCCAGCGGATCCTCCCGGAGTGGATCCCGCGCCTTGCCGCCGAGAAGGCGCCGCTCCGGGTCTGGTCGGCGGCGGCGGCGTCCGGTGAGGAGGCGTACACCCTGGCCCTGGTCCTCGCCGAATACTTTCGCCTGAATCCCCCCGCCGCCGACTGGCGGGTCGAGGCGTCCGACATTTCCCGGCGCATGTTGACCGCGGCAGAGCTGGGCATCTACCGGATGAATGCCGAACCTCCTGTGACCGGGGAGATCTTGAAGCGCTATTTTCAGAAGGGTGTCGGCGTGCGCGTCGGGAGCTGCCGGATTCGGCCGGAGCTGAAACAACACGTCCGCTTCCAGCGCATCAACCTGTTCCAGCCCGACTATCCGGTGCAGCGCCCGCAGCACGTGATCTTCTGCCGAAACGTGATGATCTATTTTGATCCACCGTCGCGCGGAATCCTGGTGCAAAAGCTCACCCGGCAACTGGCCTCCGGCGGGTACCTGTTCGTCGGGCATTCGGAAAGCCTGATGGGTCTCCACCATGAGCTCGAGTCGATTCGCCAAGGTGTCTACCGCAAACCATGA
- a CDS encoding chemotaxis response regulator protein-glutamate methylesterase, with product MSTPRRIRVLVVDDSALARRAIRAALGQDAGIEVVGVAADAYVAREKILSLEPDVLTLDLEMPRMDGLTFLKILQMHHPIPVVVISSLTPQGSAKAMEALAAGAVDVLAKPNGDETLGELAHRLAYHVRAAASARLRVCRAEPGGTPPPAPQAIASGEFSSRRLIVIGASTGGVEALRFLLPQLPDRLPPIAVVQHIPPNFSRVMAEHLNGLCPFEVREAANDDELRPGLCLVAPGDFHLALVPSSRGYRARLTQSPPVHHCRPAVDVLFRSAADHAGAQAVAVLLTGMGVDGARGMQALRVAGARTLAEHEDSCVVYGMPQAAIKMGVVDHVVPLPEMARALLQALAQPVRA from the coding sequence ATGAGCACGCCTCGCAGGATTCGCGTCTTGGTGGTGGATGACTCCGCCCTGGCCCGGCGGGCCATCCGCGCGGCGCTCGGACAGGATGCCGGGATCGAGGTCGTCGGCGTTGCCGCGGACGCCTATGTCGCGCGCGAGAAGATACTCTCGCTCGAACCCGACGTCCTCACGCTCGACTTGGAAATGCCCCGGATGGATGGGCTTACTTTTCTCAAAATCCTTCAGATGCACCATCCGATACCGGTGGTGGTGATCAGTTCCCTGACCCCACAGGGATCGGCCAAGGCCATGGAAGCCCTGGCGGCCGGGGCGGTGGACGTTCTGGCCAAACCCAACGGGGACGAGACCCTTGGGGAGCTGGCCCACCGCCTCGCATACCACGTCAGGGCGGCTGCCAGCGCCCGCCTTCGAGTTTGTCGCGCGGAGCCCGGAGGCACCCCGCCGCCCGCCCCGCAGGCAATTGCGTCGGGCGAATTTTCCTCACGCCGCCTCATCGTGATCGGCGCCTCGACGGGCGGAGTCGAGGCCCTGCGCTTTCTACTGCCGCAGCTGCCCGACCGGCTGCCGCCGATTGCGGTGGTTCAGCACATTCCGCCGAATTTTTCCCGAGTGATGGCCGAGCATCTGAATGGACTGTGCCCGTTTGAGGTGCGCGAGGCTGCCAATGACGATGAACTGCGCCCGGGCCTCTGTCTGGTGGCGCCCGGCGATTTTCACCTGGCATTGGTGCCCTCGAGCCGTGGCTACCGCGCGCGATTGACGCAGTCACCGCCGGTGCATCATTGCCGTCCGGCAGTGGATGTCCTGTTCCGTTCCGCGGCCGATCATGCCGGGGCGCAGGCGGTGGCGGTCCTGCTGACGGGCATGGGGGTGGACGGTGCCCGGGGCATGCAGGCGCTGCGCGTTGCCGGGGCGCGCACCCTCGCGGAGCATGAGGACAGCTGTGTGGTCTACGGCATGCCGCAGGCGGCCATCAAGATGGGCGTGGTGGATCACGTCGTGCCCCTGCCGGAAATGGCCCGGGCGCTGTTGCAGGCCCTCGCTCAACCGGTCCGTGCATGA
- a CDS encoding MCP four helix bundle domain-containing protein, with the protein MNSWTISRRISLGFTAVLVITLLLGAFALWRLHGLRQNLTVLSDNSLPSVLILNEVSFESRENLLLAQQFLLADTEDQRLKLEQAIAGNRARVDELFRRYEELLSDGEDRRLFEEARRTRTAFATARTRLLELVRLSKIEESRKWLSEVVLPAYEASIEALQADVNYNNKLGTAAGLDGRQQAESGVRLILLGLILALAGNALMASQVVRATNRVLRDLAAKLDAGAVQTAAAAHQVSASSQTLSSGASEQAASVEETSASLEEMSTMIRVTAENAQKAKALAGEARSVAEAGSQTMVEMNQAMAAIDTSSAEVAKIVKNIDEIAFQTNILALNAAVEAARAGEAGAGFAVVADEVRSLAQRSAAAAKETADKIDAAIASSRQGSRSCAKVGDSLTQIAEKVSATDSLVAEIATAAREQAQGIEQINIAINQMDSVTQSNSASAEESASAAEQLNAQAGSLKDMVGQLRQLVGGITSTPGPAAPVAETSHYTLSSGPAASVPRPRSRGAKPLAGGGRKFIPMPGDSTGRGGGEDDNFRSF; encoded by the coding sequence ATGAACTCCTGGACCATCTCACGCCGGATTAGCCTCGGCTTTACCGCGGTGCTGGTAATCACCCTCCTGCTGGGCGCGTTTGCCCTCTGGCGATTGCACGGCCTCCGCCAGAATCTGACCGTCCTCTCGGACAACTCGCTTCCCAGCGTGCTGATCCTGAATGAGGTCTCCTTCGAGTCGCGGGAGAATCTCCTCCTCGCCCAGCAGTTCCTGCTGGCGGACACCGAGGACCAGCGGCTGAAGCTCGAACAGGCGATCGCGGGCAACCGGGCCCGTGTTGATGAGCTGTTTCGACGCTATGAGGAACTCCTTTCGGACGGGGAGGATCGCCGCCTGTTTGAGGAGGCCAGGCGAACCCGCACCGCCTTCGCCACCGCCCGCACCCGACTCCTCGAGCTCGTTCGCCTGAGCAAGATTGAGGAGTCCCGGAAGTGGCTTTCAGAGGTGGTCCTCCCGGCCTATGAGGCCTCGATTGAGGCGTTGCAGGCCGACGTCAATTATAACAACAAGCTGGGCACAGCCGCGGGTCTCGATGGCAGGCAGCAGGCGGAATCCGGCGTTCGTCTGATCCTCCTCGGCCTGATCCTCGCCCTGGCGGGCAACGCGCTGATGGCCTCGCAGGTTGTGCGGGCCACCAACCGCGTCCTGCGGGATCTGGCGGCGAAACTGGACGCGGGTGCCGTCCAAACCGCCGCCGCTGCACACCAGGTTTCGGCCTCGAGCCAGACCCTTTCCTCGGGCGCGAGCGAGCAGGCAGCTTCCGTGGAGGAAACCAGCGCCTCCCTCGAGGAGATGTCGACCATGATCCGCGTGACCGCGGAAAATGCGCAGAAGGCCAAGGCGTTGGCCGGCGAGGCGCGCTCGGTGGCGGAGGCCGGCTCCCAAACGATGGTCGAAATGAATCAGGCGATGGCCGCCATCGACACTTCCAGCGCCGAGGTGGCCAAGATTGTGAAGAACATTGATGAGATCGCCTTCCAGACGAACATTCTCGCCCTGAACGCCGCCGTGGAAGCCGCGCGGGCGGGCGAGGCGGGTGCCGGGTTCGCCGTCGTGGCGGATGAGGTCCGCTCGCTGGCGCAACGCAGTGCCGCAGCGGCGAAGGAAACGGCGGACAAGATTGACGCGGCGATTGCCAGCAGTCGGCAAGGGTCCCGGAGCTGCGCCAAAGTGGGGGATTCGCTCACGCAGATTGCGGAAAAGGTGTCGGCGACCGATTCCCTCGTCGCGGAAATCGCCACGGCGGCCCGCGAACAGGCCCAGGGCATCGAACAGATCAACATCGCCATCAACCAGATGGACAGCGTCACCCAGAGCAATTCCGCCAGTGCCGAGGAGAGCGCCAGCGCGGCGGAGCAGCTCAATGCCCAAGCCGGTTCGCTGAAGGACATGGTCGGGCAGCTTCGCCAGCTGGTCGGCGGGATCACCTCGACCCCCGGCCCGGCAGCGCCCGTAGCCGAGACCTCACACTATACGCTGTCCAGCGGTCCGGCGGCATCCGTCCCACGACCGCGGTCTCGCGGGGCAAAGCCATTGGCGGGTGGCGGACGCAAGTTCATCCCGATGCCTGGCGATTCGACCGGGCGCGGGGGCGGAGAAGATGACAACTTCCGCAGCTTTTAG
- a CDS encoding chemotaxis protein CheX — protein sequence MSAASNVPDLRGISSRALVEVLEALVSLSAMEVRRAVGTAGGVAGPGFGATVAMCGERISGEVHLDLPESFAREASARLLGPFDATSADATQLMDFAGELANMVAGRMAASLDAAGFPCRLGTPVVGCGPGRRGSSELDAGGTQTDWICEGHRLTLEVRCILRPS from the coding sequence ATGAGCGCCGCATCCAATGTCCCCGACCTGCGCGGCATCAGCAGCCGGGCATTGGTCGAAGTCCTTGAGGCTCTGGTATCGCTTTCGGCAATGGAGGTGCGCCGGGCCGTTGGGACTGCTGGCGGCGTCGCAGGGCCCGGGTTCGGCGCCACGGTGGCAATGTGCGGGGAGCGGATCTCCGGCGAGGTGCACCTCGACCTCCCGGAATCGTTTGCCCGCGAGGCAAGCGCCCGCCTCCTGGGCCCTTTCGACGCCACGTCCGCGGACGCAACCCAACTTATGGATTTCGCCGGAGAACTCGCCAACATGGTCGCCGGCCGCATGGCTGCCTCCTTGGATGCCGCCGGCTTCCCGTGCCGGCTCGGCACCCCGGTCGTCGGGTGCGGCCCCGGTCGCCGCGGGTCGTCAGAACTCGATGCCGGGGGAACCCAAACGGATTGGATCTGTGAGGGACATCGGCTCACGCTGGAGGTCCGATGCATCCTGAGGCCATCATGA
- a CDS encoding response regulator, producing MTPKILSVDDSKTIRLLVARLFRPFKCEVCEAENGAQGLAAAARERPDLILLDYNMPIMDGITMLRQLRADDVLRRIPVIMLTAETGCDNMATVARLGVRDYVTKPFREEQLLAKVGRIITLTPRAGTDA from the coding sequence ATGACCCCCAAAATCCTCAGCGTGGACGACAGCAAGACCATCCGCCTGCTGGTGGCCCGGCTGTTTCGTCCGTTCAAGTGCGAGGTGTGCGAAGCGGAGAACGGGGCGCAGGGTCTGGCCGCGGCGGCGCGGGAACGGCCGGACCTCATCCTGCTCGACTACAACATGCCGATCATGGACGGGATCACCATGCTGCGACAGTTGCGCGCGGACGATGTGTTGCGTCGAATCCCCGTCATCATGCTCACGGCCGAGACGGGTTGCGACAACATGGCCACCGTCGCCCGTCTGGGCGTTCGGGACTACGTCACCAAGCCGTTCCGCGAGGAACAGTTGCTGGCCAAGGTGGGACGAATCATCACCCTGACGCCGCGTGCCGGCACAGATGCCTGA
- a CDS encoding response regulator, which yields MPECAVAPKHFFVNPDFPSRAPSRATPPSGTAADDVSTSALHRAAVLVVDDSRTMRLALIRALNAIGFRNVTEAVNGRQAIDLVLERPFDLMLLDMEMPEMNGMEVLVAVKNNHHLSGLPIIVISGAEQIENAVNCIELGAEDYLPKPFNPTLLRARVTSSIEKKRLRDLDRLRVVQLQTEKDLLEIERDKSERLLLNILPKAIAERLKLGEPTIANGHPTVTVMFADLVGFTALSRRTAPADLVKVLNGIFTAFDLLVERHRLEKIKTIGDSYMLAGGIPVSREDHAQAVADAALEMIDALDRLNAANGTDLKIRVGMNTGPIVAGVIGKRKFTYDLWGDTVNVASRMESSGVPGAVHVSESTYQVLKEDFIFEERGLTECKGIGPVLTYFLRRRRSAV from the coding sequence ATGCCTGAGTGCGCAGTCGCTCCCAAACATTTTTTTGTGAACCCCGACTTTCCATCGCGTGCCCCATCGAGGGCCACGCCTCCGTCTGGAACAGCAGCCGACGATGTCAGCACCAGCGCTCTTCACCGGGCCGCCGTGCTGGTGGTTGATGACAGCCGCACCATGCGGCTGGCACTGATCCGCGCCCTCAATGCCATCGGATTCAGAAACGTTACCGAGGCCGTCAACGGGCGACAGGCAATCGACCTGGTTCTCGAGCGGCCTTTCGACTTGATGCTGCTCGACATGGAAATGCCGGAGATGAACGGCATGGAAGTGCTCGTCGCGGTCAAGAACAACCACCATTTGAGCGGACTGCCGATCATCGTGATCTCGGGCGCCGAGCAGATCGAGAACGCCGTCAATTGCATTGAACTGGGCGCGGAGGACTATCTGCCGAAACCCTTCAATCCCACCTTGCTGCGCGCCCGCGTCACATCGTCCATAGAGAAAAAGCGCCTCCGGGACCTCGACCGACTGCGCGTGGTTCAGCTGCAGACGGAGAAAGACCTGCTCGAGATTGAGCGGGATAAGTCCGAGCGGCTGCTCCTGAACATCCTGCCCAAGGCCATTGCCGAACGGCTCAAGCTCGGGGAGCCCACGATTGCGAACGGGCACCCGACCGTAACGGTGATGTTCGCGGACCTGGTCGGATTTACCGCGCTCTCCCGCCGCACAGCTCCCGCCGATTTGGTGAAGGTTCTCAACGGCATTTTTACCGCCTTCGATCTGCTGGTGGAGAGGCATCGTCTCGAGAAGATCAAGACAATCGGCGACAGCTACATGCTCGCCGGGGGGATTCCCGTGTCCCGCGAGGACCATGCCCAGGCGGTGGCTGATGCGGCATTGGAGATGATTGACGCCCTGGACCGGCTCAACGCGGCCAACGGCACCGATCTCAAGATTCGCGTGGGAATGAACACCGGCCCGATCGTCGCCGGGGTAATCGGCAAGCGGAAGTTCACGTATGATCTTTGGGGCGACACCGTGAATGTGGCGAGCCGAATGGAATCATCCGGTGTACCCGGGGCCGTGCATGTTTCCGAGAGCACGTACCAGGTCCTGAAGGAGGACTTCATCTTCGAGGAGCGGGGACTTACTGAATGCAAGGGAATCGGGCCGGTCCTCACCTATTTCCTCAGGCGACGCCGGTCCGCGGTGTGA